In a genomic window of Gossypium arboreum isolate Shixiya-1 chromosome 9, ASM2569848v2, whole genome shotgun sequence:
- the LOC108454836 gene encoding sm-like protein LSM36B gives MSGAGEKGSTTTKTPADFLKSIRGRPVVVKLNSGVDYRGILACLDGYMNIAMEQTEEYVNGQLKNKYGDAFIRGNNVLYISTSKRTLADGA, from the exons ATGAGTGGAGCTGGAGAAAAAGGGTCAACAACTACAAAAACACCTGCTGATTTCCTCAAATCAATCCGTGGGCGACCCGTTGTCGTCAAGCTGAATTCTGGTGTTGATTATAGAG GTATTCTAGCTTGCCTAGATGGATATATGAACATAGCTATGGAACAAACAGAAGAATATGTCAATGGAcagttaaaaaataaatatggCGATGCTTTTATTCGCGGAAATAACG TACTTTATATCAGCACATCAAAGAGGACATTGGCAGATGGGGCTTAA
- the LOC108455714 gene encoding probable phosphoinositide phosphatase SAC9: protein MESPGGGSRSTSVVVVTLDTGEVYIIVTLSSRSDTQVIYVDPTTGVLRYHGKFGLDVFRSENEALDNITNGSPWQCRSKIHARAILGYAALGSYGLLLVAIKLVASIPYLPGGGCVFTVAESQWIKIPLHNPQPQDKGEIKNVQELTELDIDGKHYFCETRDISRPFPSRMSLLSPDDEFVWNGWLSMPFKNIGLTQHCVILLQGFAESRSFGSSGQVEGIVALTARRSRLHPGTRYLARGINSCFSTGNEVECEQLVWVPKRAGQSVPFNTYIWRRGTIPIWWGAELKMTAAEAEIYVSNREPYRGSSQYYQRLSKRYDSRNLDVGVAQNQKPKAFVPIVCVNLLRNGEGKSECILVHHFEESLNHIKSTGKLPYTRIHLINYDWHARIKLQGEQQTIEELWKLLKAPTLAIGISEGDYLPSRQRLKDCRGEIIYNDGFEGAFCLRSHQNGVLRFNCADSLDRTNAASFFGALQVFVEQCRRLGISLDSDSTYGYHPVNNYGGYTAPLPPGWEKRTDEVTGKTYYIDHNTRTTTWNHPCPDKPWKRFDMTFDEFKRSTILSPVSQLADVFLLAGDIHATLYTGSKAMHSQILSIFNEEAGKFKQFSAAQNLKITLERRYKNAIVDSSRQKQLEMFLGLRLFKHLPSVPLQPLHVLSRPSGFLLKPVGSMFLTSNGGASLLSFKKKDLIWVCPQAADVVELFIYLGEPCHVCQLLLTVSHGADDSTYPSTVDVRTGRNLDGLKLVVEGASIPRCGNGTNLLIPLSGAISAEDMAVTGAGARLHDQVTSSLSLLYDFEELEGELDFLTRVVALTFYPAESGSPMTLGEVEILGVSLPWNGVFANEGTGARLTELAKKSQKDSNSFLPSSDTNPFSGSSLSSQAVSILAKQGSANDLVDLLTGGDMLSEPVPQPVTENVTYGGGDLLDFLDQSFVDYHGPETDHKPSTSQDGRPQDSATQKYINCVKFFAGQRMERKLNFLEAMKLEIERLHLNISAAERDRALLCIGIDPATVNPNFLLDESSIGRLCRVASTLALLGQAALEDKINGAIGLGNIEDNVIDYWNISKIGDYCAGGKCEVRAETKATRSDSSALPSTEGSKSIFLCSQCQSKACRVCSAGRGALLLPNYSRETMNYNGFSNQVGLTTNRSEALDSVICRKCCHEIILDALVLDYVRVLISSRRKVRADSAAHNALDEVTGSSFLGSLSERSQSSGNLRAAKVLKQLLNREESLAEFPFASFLHSVETATDSAPLLSLVTPLYSGSPHSYWKAPPNTKTGYLGYTTVVFAAKYALKSAFPSLWFTSMGVSAGLQPNLPPRLAASDNNTLTVFIFATGANVSRLYRGHCFKSGRLVSRQGLSGSVWLLDRSWNVQIWASNKIDREERSCVGKWDVQSLISSSPEFYGPEKSTREDKLPRHIKFTFKNPIRCRIVWITLRLQRPGSSSVNFGNDFSLLSLDENPFAQETRRASFGGATEISPCLHAKRIVIAGIPVKKEMELTSSESSDQRNWLDRAPQLNRFKVPIVAERLMDYDLVLEQYLPPSSPLLAGFRLDAFNAIKPRITHSPSSDTDIWDTSETFLEDRHISPAVLYIQVSALQEGIGSNMVTIAEYRLPEAKPGTVMYFDFPRQLQTERISFKLLGDVAAFTDKPAEQDDSSFRAPAVAAGLSLSNRIKLYYCADPYDLGKWASLSAV, encoded by the exons ATATCTCGACCTTTTCCAAGTCGCATGTCCCTGCTCAGTCCTGATGATGAATTTGTTTGGAATGGATGGCTTTCAATGCCTTTTAAAAACATTGGGTTGACACAACATTGTGTCATTCTTCTGCAG GGGTTTGCAGAAAGTCGAAGTTTTGGAAGTTCAGGTCAGGTAGAAGGGATTGTTGCTCTCACAGCTCGTCGAAGTAGGCTTCATCCTGGTACTCGATATTTGGCTAGGGGCATAAATTCCTGTTTTAGCACAG GGAATGAAGTAGAGTGTGAACAGCTTGTATGGGTGCCTAAAAGGGCAGGTCAAAGTGTACCTTTTAACACATACATTTGGCGACGGGGCACAATACCAATCTGGTGGGGCGCTGAATTAAAGATGACCGCTGCTGAAGCagaaatttatgtttctaatcgGGAACCTTATAGAGGAAGTTCACAATACTATCAAAGATTAAGCAAACGATATGATTCTCGTAACTTAGATGTTGGTGTTGCCCAAAATCAGAAGCCAAAGGCTTTTGTTCCAATTGTTTGTGTCAACTTGCTTAGAAATGGAGAAGGAAAGTCTGAGTGCATTTTAGTTCACCATTTTGAGGAATCGCTAAACCATATTAAATCCACTGGAAAACTTCCTTATACTCGaattcatttaataaattatGACTGGCATGCCCGAATAAAGTTACAAGGTGAACAACAAACAATTGAGGAGTTGTGGAAACTTCTAAAAGCACCTACTCTGGCTATAGGCATTTCTGAAGGTGATTATTTGCCTTCGCGACAGCGACTTAAGGATTGCAGAGGTGAAATCATCTACAATGATGGCTTTGAAGGGGCCTTCTGCTTAAGATCCCATCAAAATGGTGTGTTGCGTTTCAATTGTGCAGATTCTTTGGACAGAACCAATGCTGCTAGTTTCTTTGGGGCACTGCAAGTATTTGTTGAGCAGTGTAGGCGGCTTGGGATATCTCTTGATAGTGATTCGACATATGGTTACCATCCAGTCAATAACTATGGTGGGTATACTGCCCCCCTCCCACCTGGTTGGGAAAAACGAACTGATGAAGTAACAGGGAAAACTTATTATATTGATCACAATACAAGGACCACAACATGGAATCATCCATGCCCAGATAAGCCATGGAAGAGATTTGACATGACATTTGATGAGTTTAAGAGATCAACAATTTTATCCCCTGTATCTCAGCTAGCAGATGTTTTCCTGCTTGCTGGTGATATCCATGCAACACTGTATACAGGTTCTAAAGCCATGCATAGCCAAATTCTAAGCATATTTAATGAAGAAGCCGGAAAGTTCAAGCAGTTTTCTGCAGCGCAGAATCTGAAAATCACTCTTGAAAGGAGATATAAAAATGCAATTGTGGATAGTTCTCGTCAAAAGCAGTTGGAGATGTTCCTTGGATTAAGGCTTTTCAAGCATCTTCCATCTGTTCCTCTTCAACCTCTACAC GTACTTTCTCGACCATCTGGTTTCCTTCTTAAACCAGTTGGCAGTATGTTCCTAACCTCCAATGGTGGAGCTAGTCTACTGAGTTTCAAGAAAAAGGATCTAATCTGG GTTTGTCCCCAAGCTGCGGATGTTGTTGAACTTTTTATCTATCTTGGTGAACCCTGCCATGTCTGTCAGCTGCTACTCACAGTTTCCCATGGTGCAGATGACTCAACTTATCCTTCAACTGTTGATGTAAGGACAGGACGTAACCTAGATGGGCTTAAGCTGGTTGTTGAG GGAGCTTCCATACCCCGGTGCGGAAATGGGACAAATCTTCTGATTCCCTTATCAGGTGCAATTAGTGCTGAGGATATGGCTGTCACCGGAGCTGGTGCACGCCTTCATGATCAAGTTACATCGTCTTTATCATTATTGTATGATTTTGAAGAATTAGAGGGAGAATTGGACTTTCTCACTCGTGTAGTGGCACTTACATTTTATCCTGCTGAATCTGGAAGTCCTATGACTCTTGGTGAG GTAGAAATCCTTGGAGTTTCTCTCCCCTGGAATGGTGTATTTGCTAATGAAGGGACTGGTGCGAGACTAACTGAGCTTGCAAAGAAATCTCAAAAGGACAGCAATTCTTTTTTGCCCAGTTCGGACACAAACCCATTTTCTGGCAGTTCTCTATCCAGTCAAGCTGTGTCAATATTGGCAAAACAGGGTTCTGCAAATGATTTGGTTGACCTATTAACTGGAGGTGACATGCTTTCTGAACCCGTTCCTCAGCCAGTTACAGAAAATGTTACTTACGGGGGCGGTGACTTGCTTGATTTTCTGGACCAGTCTTTTGTGGACTATCATGGTCCTGAAACTGATCATAAACCCTCTACATCACAGGATGGAAGGCCTCAAGATAGTGCTACGCAGAAGTACATAAACTGTGTAAAATTCTTTGCAGGGCAACGTATG GAAAGAAAGCTAAACTTCCTTGAAGCCATGAAGCTAGAAATTGAACGCCTCCATCTGAATATTTCTGCAGCTGAAAGAGATAGAGCTTTATTGTGTATTGGAATTGATCCGGCAACTGTAAATCCAAATTTTTTGCTCGATGAATCATCCATAGGAAGACTGTGCAGGGTTGCAAGCACCCTTGCTTTGCTTGGGCAAGCTGCTCTTGAGGATAAGATTAATGGTGCTATTGGTCTTGGGAATATTGAGGATAATGTTATTGATTACTGGAACATCAGCAAAATTGGGGACTACTGTGCCGGTGGCAAGTGTGAAGTGCGTGCTGAGACTAAGGCAACTCGATCTGATTCCTCTGCGTTGCCATCTACAGAAGGTTCGAAATCTATCTTCTTGTGTTCTCAATGTCAGAGCAAGGCTTGTCGAGTTTGCTCTGCAGGGAGAGGAGCCCTTCTTCTGCCAAATTATTCAAGGGAGACGATGAATTACAATGGCTTTTCTAACCAAGTTGGTCTCACTACAAATCGTTCAGAGGCACTGGACAGTGTTATTTGCAGGAAGTGCTGTCATGAGATAATTCTTGATGCATTGGTCTTGGACTATGTTAGGGTCTTGATTAGCTCACGAAGAAAAGTCCGTGCTGATAGTGCAGCACATAATGCTCTGGATGAGGTTACAGGATCCTCCTTCCTGGGTAGCCTTTCTGAAAGGAGTCAGTCCTCTGGTAATCTGAGAGCTGCTAAAGTTTTGAAACAATTACTTAATAGGGAAGAATCGCTCGCGGAGTTTCCATTTGCCAGCTTTCTACATTCG GTTGAGACAGCTACAGATTCAGCACCACTCCTGTCGTTAGTCACTCCACTCTATTCTGGATCACCACATTCATATTGGAAGGCTCCCCCTAATACTAAAACAGGCTATTTAGGCTATACAACTGTAGTATTTGCTGCTAAATATGCTTTGAAAAG TGCATTTCCAAGTCTGTGGTTCACCTCTATGGGTGTCTCTGCTGGTTTACAGCCCAACTTGCCC CCTCGGTTGGCAGCTAGTGACAACAACACTCTTACAGTGTTCATCTTTGCTACAGGGGCAAATGTCTCAAg GTTGTATAGGGGCCATTGTTTCAAGTCGGGCAGGTTGGTTAGTAGGCAAGGACTGAGTGGGAGTGTTTGGTTGCTGGACAGGAGCTGGAAT GTCCAAATCTGGGCAAGCAATAAAATAGACAGGGAAGAAAGGTCCTGTGTTGGAAAATGGGATGTCCAGTCCCTGATATCCTCGTCACCAGAATTTTATGGACCTGAAAAGTCAACCAGAGAAGATAAGTTGCCCCGTCATATAAAATTTACTTTCAAGAATCCTATTAGATGTCGCATTGTTTGGATAACACTGCGCCTTCAGCGGCCTGGTTCAAGCTCTGTAAATTTTGGGAACGACTTCAGTTTATTATCTCTGGATGAAAATCCCTTTGCACAAGAAACTCGACGTGCCTCTTTTGGAGGAGCAACTGAAATTAGTCCTTGCCTTCATGCCAAACGAATAGTGATAGCTGGAATCCCTGTGAAAAAAGAGATGGAGCTTACATCGTCAGAAAGCTCTGACCAGAGAAACTGGCTGGACAGAGCACCACAGTTAAATAGATTCAAG GTTCCAATTGTGGCGGAGAGGCTAATGGACTACGATCTGGTCTTAGAGCAGTATCTACCTCCATCTTCACCATTGCTTGCTGGATTCCGACTGGATGCTTTTAATGCAATAAAACCTCGAATTACCCATTCACCTTCTTCAGATACAGATATCTGGGACACGTCAGAAACATTTTTAGAAGATAGACATATCTCTCCAGCTGTTCTATATATTCAAGTATCTGCACTCCAG GAAGGAATAGGATCCAACATGGTGACTATTGCAGAATACAGATTGCCGGAGGCCAAACCAGGAACAGTAATGTACTTTGATTTCCCTAGACAATTACAAACAGAAAGAATCTCTTTCAAACTTCTGGGAGATGTTGCAGCATTTACAGACAAGCCGGCGGAGCAGGATGATTCTAGTTTTAGAGCTCCTGCTGTTGCTGCAGGCTTGTCTCTGTCAAATAGAATCAAGTTGTATTACTGCGCTGATCCTTATGATCTTGGCAAGTGGGCTAGCCTTTCTGCAGTTTGA